The genomic region CAACAGATGATCAAGCAAGAGTGGTCAAACATGCTATGGGTGAAACCACAATTAATGGAACCCCGCAAAAAATCGTGACCCTGTTCCAGGGTGCCAATGATGTTGTTGTAGCGCTCGGAGTGAAGCCGACAGGTGTTGTCGAATCCTGGGTTCAGCAGCCAGTCTACGAATATCTGAGAGCAGATCTGGACGGAGTAACACAAGTGGGTCAGGAATCCCAGCCCAATCTGGAAGAGATCAACAAGTTGAAACCGGACTTGATCATTGCTACCAAGATCAGACATGAAGAGATCTATGAGCAATTGTCCCAGATCGCACCAACGGTAGTGACGGAAACGTTGTTTGACTGGAAAGAAACCGTGAAGACGACTGGTGAAGCGATGAATATGGTTGAGCAATCAGACAAGCTATTGTCCGATTGGGATGCTCGTGTAGCTGATTTCAAGGCGAAAATGGGTGACCGTCTGCCGATTGAAGCAACCATTACGAACTTTAGAGCCGATCAGGTTCGTATTTTCTACATGGGATACGCAGGTAAAATTCTGAATGAACTTGGGTTCACCAGACCTGCTGGACATGATGCAGACACATGGGGTGTTGAATTGACTTCCAAAGAGAACATTCCGGATATGAATGCGGACATGATCTTTAACTTTAATTCAGGCACCGAAACCGATGCGATTCAGAAAAATTATGATGATTGGACCAGCAGTCCTCTTTGGAAAAATCTTGATGCAGTCAAGAACAACCAACTGATTCAGGTCGATGAAGTGGCCTGGAACATGGCAGGTGGATACACATCGGCCAACATGATGCTGGACGATCTATATAAGCAGTTCAACCTGAACTAATTAACAGGAGCAGGACCTGCCATGCACCAGGACATTCGTTAACGAAGTGTATGGGCAGGCAGGTCTTTTGTCATTTTACAGATGA from Paenibacillus sp. FSL R5-0341 harbors:
- a CDS encoding iron-siderophore ABC transporter substrate-binding protein, translating into MFQVKKKLYIYAALILMISLLAGCASGGSAETTNTSSSAASSNESTNESGTSGSATDDQARVVKHAMGETTINGTPQKIVTLFQGANDVVVALGVKPTGVVESWVQQPVYEYLRADLDGVTQVGQESQPNLEEINKLKPDLIIATKIRHEEIYEQLSQIAPTVVTETLFDWKETVKTTGEAMNMVEQSDKLLSDWDARVADFKAKMGDRLPIEATITNFRADQVRIFYMGYAGKILNELGFTRPAGHDADTWGVELTSKENIPDMNADMIFNFNSGTETDAIQKNYDDWTSSPLWKNLDAVKNNQLIQVDEVAWNMAGGYTSANMMLDDLYKQFNLN